The Alosa sapidissima isolate fAloSap1 chromosome 17, fAloSap1.pri, whole genome shotgun sequence DNA segment AGATCCTCATGTTTTAGAGTCAGAGATCTACATTAAGATGTGATTGCCTAATGGTCAGCTTGAAGAGGGAGAAGGAATAGGATTGTTCCGTGATTGCATCACAGAATTCTGGACAGAGTTCTATGAGAGATACACAATGGGCCGTGATGCCAAAGTGCCTTTTATCAGGCACGATTTTCAAATTGAAGAATGGAAGGCTGTTGCTAGAGTGCTTGTTTTGGTATGGAAACGTGCTGGATACTTCCCAGTGCAGCTAGCAGCCCCATTCTTGGAGGAGGTGCTGTATGGATCAGCAGTTAGCAGCTGCAAGGATGGatttctacagtatgtgtcagaTCAGGAGAGACAGATTCTTCTCAGGGCCTTGGATGACATTGATTCAGTCGAAATGGAGACTCTGCTTGATCTCCTTGATGTCCATGAGTGTCACCAGGTGCCAAATAAAGATAATCTAGTCCCATTACTCTCACAAATGGGTCATAAGTCTATAATCCAAGCACCAATGTACATCATTGAATGCTGGCCCCCCGTAGTTGATACCTTAGCCCGCACTCTCCCGATCGATGTGCTGCATCAACTGttagagcaaaaaaaaaaacaacttcgAAGGCCGTGAAGGAGCTTCTCCAGTTCCCAGATGCGATGACCGCAATACAGCATGCAGTTGCTCGCCATCTGAAACGTTACATTGTGGAAGCTGACCATCAAACTTTTCAAAACTTCCTGAGGTTTTGCACTGGCTCAAATTTGGTTGGGCATTCCATTAAGGTTGAGTTCACTGAAACATCTGATTTTCAGCCCAGGCCTCAGGCTCACACATGTGAgaatgatgttttctaaacaaagttcgggaggagcccttagggatgattgacagcaattaactcacctgtcTTCCGCCGCCAGGGTATTTAAGCTGGCCTCCTTATCAATACGCCGCGGCGCTTGCAAAattatccctcctcctccccctactcctccatttcactgatAGCCCGGTTACGCATCCTCCTTACAttggggggtgcaagcggccatcgctctatcacgatctccgcttcaggcattccatgaccacggccagctaccatgccaaacacgCGCTTAGCTTATTCACTCAGTATACTGTAGCAATCATGCcgacgggcgaactagtgaattgCCTGTTGGTTACTACAATTACCCAGACCTCAGAAATGATAGTGTGCTGACTAGTTCTGTCTGGGTAATGGATATAGTGTAGATTGTCTCATCAGCTACATAGGGTCAGTTTGCAGTTCTCAATAGTTTGGTTAGCTTTATGAAAAACTGCCATGCCTCAAAAAAGGTGACAAGCTGTTCTGATACTAAACAACTCAGGTTATTtagttgttaaataataatgttAAGTAAACTGTGAATAtgtgcaaaacattttaattttgaatgacacattttgtaaaCATTCCTGGATAAAACAGGTGTTAACTTTCTTTTTAAATTCTTGCACAAGTGTTTAAAACAAGCAGTTGTGAATAACACATTTTACAGGTTTTAGTGTAGCAAAGAAACAACAAatcttattttgttttattatgcataaaaatatttttttttttctgaaccaTGTGCAATGTTTTACATATGGGCAGATGTTTTTTAGATTAAGAGCAAACATTTTTAACAGGGTTCTTTATATATGCCCTGTATTCCTTGTTATGCTGAGGAGCTGTTACTTGTTCAACTGAAAAGCAGTGCCATTTAAACAATAAATAATGTAGTGTTTTTGCAGAAGTCATCTTATGTGTACTGTACTTTTTATTACTGTATTTAAGCTGGGGCATACATCATGTgttcaaaataaattcagatcCTAGGCTATTTTCCTTCAGATTTACTGTAAACACAGGTGAAAGggatgtctgtttgtttgttagtcTCTCTCTACAGACACCTACTCAATTAGTAGTGGATGAACAAAGTCCCTCAAAGTAATGTACAGTTCCTGTGCCTGTGGACAGTTTGAAGAAAACTCCAATCCCCTCTCCAACATCACATTCGCGCAAAAATCAAATATTTCAGGATCGCATGGAACAGAACTTAAGAATGTGCAGTTTTCTCTACATACAGCTAAATCATCCGCATTAACAGGCACGAGAAGATCATCAGCTCCCCACAAATGTGATTCCACATACATCAGATCAGGTACGCCAGACGGCACACTCACGTTTGTAGAGGGGCGGATGCGATGTGCATTCCAGATTTtcatgatgctgtttaactcgtCCTGAAAAAAGGAAATACACATAGGTCAGTGATATTTAGAATCCCAAGAAAACCCTGAATGTTTGGATGAAAGAAATTTATTGTATTTAAGATGTGCAGTAAAACAAAATCACTTCGGATGGTGAAAACTTTCCTTTACAAACAATGAAGACGCTCTCTATCTCTAGGCTATTCCGTCCCTCTATTTATATTAGAGGTTATCTAATATATTAGTGTgcatgcattagcctacttagCTTAATGGGTCCCATGAAACACAGCTGGATTAACGCCTTGTCCAGATAGTCCCCTGTGAAAAGACCTTCAGCTCGCTAAACATCTGGATCCAGTGTTCCATTCCTTGTCTTCTCATCACTCCCCACCAACTTTCTATTCTTTGGTTAGCAGTGCTTACTCCTGTTAAAAAACTTCATTATCCTGCTCTATTGTCTTCATCATTTCGTCTCAAGTACACCTGCATGTCTCTCAAGACCACATTCTCGGTTCCCATGTCGGTGCGCAAAAGTCTTGGATAGCCCCCCACCCTTTCTATCGCCTCTGTATAGTAGCCCCCAAACACACGTGGATCACTATTTGTGAAGGCAGCCCTGAGCCAAATAATCTTTCTGCTATATCCATCAATGCAACCATTTATGCATATGCCATAAGGCTTGAGCTTGTCATAAGAATCGATGTGCCATATGAAATTAGGAAAAGTATTGCCTGGGTTTCAGTCGTCGTCTGCGGCGGCACTGGGTGCTTTCAGGGTCAACTGCGCTGAGAATGATGCGCACATCTTCTTTTCTCACGCGCAAACCATGTTCTATACATTTATAGTACATCCAGCAGTACCCATGTAACCTCAGAGCCTTGGAGTTCGTTCAAAATGAACTCTATAATATGACCTAAATCGTCATACTCACGACGGCGGAGACAGTTCGTCCTCAGCATCCTTTTTAATGTGCTTAAACTCATAACCATGCCATGCTGGGTGGCTAGAGTTCTCAATATTTCCTTATACGCCATGCCCAAACCATGGTATACCCTGACCAGATCCATCTCAAGGGCTACGAAATGGAAATGTAAGCTACTCGACCAGTTTCCACTATCTCCTGGATTGTTGACTAATAGCctttttgtgcacacaatttattCGAGCACacgttttaattattcgtgggtgtgttttttagctttttttagtctagctttttttttattacgaaactagacactctaacacaccttatgtgattttgggaactctgtgaggaatgaaaatgaaatatatgatgataaaactcatgaaaacgcaagatctggacattttatctggacgtttgatcttaactcggcttttgatggttgccgctttgttttcgaatcagtcactgattagtctatcagtgacatgcacgccaggtcaaaatcaggtcatttattttcgtgggtttatcactaggtggcaggtctcgttagatctcttcccagaaactttgcaggcaacactTCTTAGGTGCTGAAGGGAGAAATGAAAAAGTCGAAGAAAAAGATATTGCAGCAGGTGCGTTTTCGCCAGACAACGCTGGATGAGTCCACCTTTCTACTAAGACAAGATGACTCTGACCACAACAGGTCAAAAACATTATAAGGAGTGACTGAACACCGTGCTGAGGAGGGAGTTCCATCACCACCACGAGCCGGGCCTAGCGAAGTGGGTGGTAGGCCGAGTCGCGCTTGCAAGAGGGCACGCCCTTGGCAGAGTGCCGAATATGTCGGTGATAGTGACTCATAAAAGAcgcaatatctccatttctagaaaaaaaagattttgatgaaaattagccactgtttagcttgggattgctcaggaacagaggcgtgtagaaatacacagtttgcacccactgagagcttaaagtctcacctttcaaacgagccattgtatgtgttcatagctataacacagaatatgctgtggctgtacaaaaatcatcaacaatggtctagattgctggcagtctaggacaaagcttccgaaaacagcttggcattcaagcTAAGTTAAGttcccatggtaagtttccggaaatttgccggaaattttccgcccctttgcaaccctaattCTGAAGCATGAGAGGCGTAGTATTGTAGAGATCAGCACTgcgtgtgtacacgtgtgtgtgtatgtgtgcttatgacATTTGCTGGTCGTTTTAACCTTGTAAACGTCATTTTTCAACCAGTTTTCACGTAGGGGGGAGGGCCTAGGAGAATTTTTTTGAGCCGGGGGGAGGCCCCTGGAAAAAGAATTTTGACCAGGGGGGAGGGCcaggcagaacatttttaacccgATCGTCTGGGGTGATtaaaagtgttgattaaaataaagtcctctgcaatgtctgcagcaaggaatttgcatatcaccggagttcatcaactctaaagtcgcacatcaatgcaaagaaattgtgttgacattgagcggagtgttaatttattttcattgtgtcccctaggttatatctgtggcctgaaataccttgtatgtgaaaaacaacttcccgaagcacttttgcatttacagcggggaaaataagtattgaacacgtcaacatttttgtcagtaagtatacttccaatgaggctatttgcatgaaattttcaccagacattagtattaactcagataatccacccatataaaaaaatccaaacattaaagtccataggtcgagttatgtgcaataaagtggaatgacacaggaaaaaagtaatgaacacgcctgctgaaatttcttaaatactttggaaaagcctttattcgtaatgacagcttcaaggcatttcctgtatgatgaCACTAATCAGTCAGTATTCTGGTGTgagtttggcccattcttttaaacagatagtcctttatattgaagatttcaggggtccctcttgtgaatcctgatctttagttaacttccaaaactgttcaattgaattgaagtcagggccttgatttcctttctctgaaaccaattgagagtttcctttgctgaatgctttggatcattgtcctgctggaaagtctagccatgtctcatcctcatcatcctggtggatgtaaagattctcccagaacaaaatgactccattcatcattccttcaactgtatgaagtctgctagtaccatgagatgaaaaacagcccacaccatgatgccaccacctccaaacctcattgttggtatggtatttttagtgtgatgcacagtgccatttctcctccaaatgtAAGTAAGTTACATTTTTAACCAGAATACAttttctcagtatttcataggattgttcaaatagcaaactttcaacgagcttcgacatgtttttcttcagcaatagaATCATGCtggatgagcgtgcatagaggccatggcggtggagtgcattacctatgattttctctgtaacaattgtacctgctgcctacaaatctttctggagctttctcagagtggtccttggctcttgggctactcttctgactatccttctgacttcctggtcagaaatcatgcaaggagatcctgtgcatggccagttgatgatgtagtgatgttccttccacttgcagataatggctccagtactgcttgctggatgattctgaagttttgaagtgcatctgtaaccagttccattgatatgttttgcaacaataaggttgcaaagatcttgggagagctctttgcttttacccatcatgaaatgtttcttgtgtgacaccttgctaacaaaaaaactttttatagcccaccagtatgtactaaACCAGGTTAtatcaatttgcacagataggagggatactttctctaactacttatagattccagtttgttccttgccattccttgcgtttgtgtactgctttttctggTACTTTTtgtagcgtgttcaatactttttcccctgtgccattccacttttttactcataacactacttttagacattaatgtttggatttttatatatgtgtggattacctaagcatattaggtcatatcatagattattatgggcattattaaaataataataaaagagtttttgaactttaatgtcactaatgctgacaTTAAAGTTTTAAAATtaatcaatgattcatttgaatttaaatatttaaaatactttcacagcaaaaattatatatgcgattaatttagattaatcacagagtatgtaattaattagattattttttttaaacgattGCCAGCCCTAATAATAATGTTTCAAATTTTTGggctagtgctacaaatctattcaccttcgcAGCGCCAGCAGGCTACTTGCTGtgcagcctgcacacacacacacaggcatgccaaacaagctcacacaaaagtttgtgggggtggagtagaagatggatacaaattgattagtgtgatttatgttcgtggaacggatgtacaggactgagcggcggtcatattttgtaccgctatgcggtacatctagtccTCTTTGCTTCTGACTTTCATCATATTACTCTTTTTAACATTAAACTTAAaacgatggttcggagtaatttcaccctagggtcctttgcatcATGAACTTGAGCCAAACACCCCCCCAGAAGCTtctttcccttggtcgaacattGGTTGAGTTAGCGATATCAGGCGCATGGCTTAGTGCAGGTGCTAACAGAACCAACGgtgtatctcgtaaattaccccactaataatgcccggAATGATActaaacttctacagtagtacaaataTGTTCTATACTCGAGGCattggaaagtttgtaagtacaccaggagtttatttaaataacacttgctgGATGGTTTCTACTCTCTGCTGCTACCACTACCGCTGGGTCGACGCTTCCATACTCATAAAAATGAATATTGCGAGAGACTTATCTCatctatgatcccagaaagatgtTCTTGGATcttaaggatatgtggattcaattcattatgttttctatgtcattagataaaataaatgttcaaaaaacgaacatttattttatctaatgacatagaaaacatgatgAATTCAATCCACATATCCCTACACTATAAGCAACTACTGTATATccaagtgtagcctaataatttcaatatcaatatgatgtattcaaattactaattatgtttagctattagtaattatgcagataataaaatactataaattcttaacaaaatatataaagtttatattaattccaaaatatgaaatagaaacctatgacaaaggccagcctttctcaaacatctttgacctgaggcccggtcatggcagactttggggtcatagagTCCACCTACACACTTATAGCACTGATGTTAAtgatcacacatgcacacacatgcacactcacattaacacacccacacacacaaacacccccacacgcacacaaataaaaacacacatgcaggcacacgcacacacatgcacactcacattaacacacccacacacacaaacacccccacacgcacaaacacccccacacgcacacaaataaaaacacacatgcaggcacacgcacacacacacagataaacatacacataaacacacacatgcacaaagaagcacagatatacacaaaaacaaacacacaatatgcgcacacacacccacacgtgatttatttttgcggagagaatgtgcaggactctACGATCTAGTTTAGATTGTGTTACTACATCTGGCTTCCTGGTTAATACAAAAAATCCTGTTCATTAAAACATTAAACTGTTGTTACTCGGACTGATTCACTGGGAGTGTAGTTTAAAAACACTCTTAAGCGGGGTTCACATTGCACATTCAAGTGGCAGTGCTGCGCTATGAAACACGTTATTTTCATGTGATGGCTTGCGCGCACAAGAACTGGCCTGCCACTGCGCCGAGCAAAGCACACAGCAAGCAGCATTTTGCCTCTTATGCCGCTCTTGCCGCGGTGGAAGTTCAATCATGTTGAACTTAGACTGTGGCGCGCTGTAAGTCATTGGTATTTTGTGCTGAGTTTGACGGCAAgcactacaaaaaaaaacatgggacattactcaaccaagagcaacctagcggcGAGCACAGCACATGTCACGTGCAATGTGAAGTCCCTATTACCTTGGAGTTAATCAGGTAGGCTATTCATATGATCGGTCCCAAAGGTAGAGGTTAAGCTATAAATGAGTAATCCATCTAGTCCCTGAGTTcacaacaaaacagaaaacaggcAGTGCATATAATAGCTGTATGACACCATTTCAAATACAACATGTTTCTATATCATTAATGTACCTGTAAATGGTCtttgatatagcctaatgaccaTAATACTGCAATATGATGTTACTTGGTGTGTGATTCTATGTGGATATGTTCAAATGCTACCTCTAGACTATTATTAAGATACATGTGAATTATGCTTGAGATGATGGACAACTTGTCTGATTttaaattgtttgtttattctggACTGCAGGGATCTGTTTATAAGCCTATGTGCTTCTTGTTGGCATTTGTCCTTTATATCCTAATCATTACAGTCAACTTAACTTTGATCTTAACAGTGATCATGGAAAAAAGCCTCCATGAGCCCATGTATATTTTCCTCTCTAATCTATGTGTGAATAGCCTTTACGGAACTATTGGTTTTTACCCTAAATTTTTGCTGGACTTGCAAGCTGATACTCACACAATAACATACAGTTGGTGCATAACACAAGCTTATGTGATTTATACCTCAGTAATGTGTGAAATCACTCTTTTAACAGTGATGTCTTATGACCGCTACGTGGCAATTTGCAGACCACTGCAATACCACAGTATTTTGACTCCACATGCTGTGCTTAAACTGCTTGTAGTGGCCTGGGCTTATCCACTTTTGACATCAGTAGCATCTGTTATTCTTACTCTCAGAATACCCATTTGTGGATCTCACATTCGTAAACTATTCTGTGATAATCCTTCAATACTAAAGCTGGGTTGTTCTCTAGCCATAGCCAACCAGGTTTGGAGCATGTTACTTATTACGGCTTACTGTATACAGtttgttttaattttaatttcataTGCTCGTATTGTACAGGTTTGCATATCATCCAGTGAGGGCAGAACAAAGTTTGCCAAAACTTGTGTGCCCCATATTTTGGTTATAGCCATCTTCATCATGACAACACTGTTTGACGTATCATACAGTTGGGTTGGTTCAGAAAACCTGCCAATTAGTGTACGCAATGCATTGGCTATACAGTTTTTGATTCTCCCTCCACTATCAAATCCAATA contains these protein-coding regions:
- the LOC121688048 gene encoding olfactory receptor 6N1-like, whose protein sequence is MGRDAKVPFIRHDFQIEEWKAVARVLVLVWKRAGYFPVQLAAPFLEEVLYGSAVSSCKDGFLQYVSDQERQILLRALDDIDSVEMETLLDLLDVHECHQGSVYKPMCFLLAFVLYILIITVNLTLILTVIMEKSLHEPMYIFLSNLCVNSLYGTIGFYPKFLLDLQADTHTITYSWCITQAYVIYTSVMCEITLLTVMSYDRYVAICRPLQYHSILTPHAVLKLLVVAWAYPLLTSVASVILTLRIPICGSHIRKLFCDNPSILKLGCSLAIANQVWSMLLITAYCIQFVLILISYARIVQVCISSSEGRTKFAKTCVPHILVIAIFIMTTLFDVSYSWVGSENLPISVRNALAIQFLILPPLSNPITYGLQLPQIRKAVFRQGCKHKMCHQR